One genomic region from Caloramator mitchellensis encodes:
- a CDS encoding transposase, which yields MLFYHSHFYPLRGTEAWNTLYNERTSAERFFGDGKENYALNNIRAAGLDKAKVFIDIACISILTTRIAEAKQLKKISA from the coding sequence ATTCTATTTTACCACTCACACTTTTACCCACTACGTGGAACAGAAGCATGGAATACTCTCTATAATGAGAGAACTTCTGCTGAACGTTTTTTCGGTGATGGTAAAGAAAATTATGCACTAAATAACATTCGTGCAGCTGGTCTTGATAAAGCAAAGGTATTTATAGATATAGCTTGTATATCTATCTTGACGACAAGGATTGCAGAAGCAAAACAATTAAAGAAGATATCAGCATAG